Genomic window (Streptomyces yatensis):
GGCGGGGGGCCGACAGCATGCGGGAGGGTCCCAGGCCCACGCCGACCCCGCAGGCGGCCAGGCCGATGATGGTGTGCACGTCCCGGGCGACGGTCGCGCCGTCCAGCGCGGCGGCGTCCTCGCCGAGCAGGGTGCGCAGCCCGGCGGCGACCGCGGGCTCGTCCTTTGCGGGGGCCACGATCAGCGGCTGCCGCCGCAGCTGGTCCACACTCACCGACGCCTGGCCCGCGTAGGGGTGCGTGCCGCTGACGACGGCGATGAGATGGTCGTGCCCGACCGGGACGGACACCAGGTGCTCGGCCCCGGCGCCCCGTGGCGGCCCGAGGGTGACGGCCACGTCCAGTTCCCCGGCCATCAGAGCGGCGGCGCTGCGGCCGGACGCCATCTCATGCAACTCCAGCCGTACATCGGGCCGTTCGCGGCCGAATCGGCCCAGGACGTCAGGCAGCGGGTCGAGCAGTGCGGAGGCGATGAACCCCAGGCGCAGTCGGCCCGTCTCACCGCGCGCCGCCCGTCCGGCGTCGAGGGTGGCCGCCGTCATTTCCTCCAGCGCCCGCCGCGCCCGGATGAGGAACGCCTGGCCCGCGGCGGTCGGGAACACGCCCTGGCGCGTGCGGTCGAACAGCCGGGCGCCGGTCTCGCGCTCCAGGTCGGCGATCTGTTTGGACAGCGGGGGCTGCGCGATGCCCAGCGCGTGGGCTGCGTGGCCGAAGTGTCCGTGCTCGGCGAGGGTGAGCGCGTACCGCAGATGCCGTGCCTCCATGGCCACCCCTTCCATACCTGAGAAGTATCGTGGCCGAGCCTGTCACATCTTTCAGTGGATGACGCTGCCGTCGCCGACTGGGATGGGGGCCATGACGTCCTGCATGAACTCCGATGTGAACGACACCGCCTTCGTTCTCGGTCACGGCGCCCGGCACGGCTCATGGCAGCGGGCGGCGACACAGCACGCCCCACTCGCCGATGCCGGTGCCGGTGCCGCGCGTGTGGCCGCCGGCCTGCCGGAGCACGGCTTCAGCGCTCCCCTGCCCAGCGGGTACCCGCTGCCTGGCCGGGCCGGTCCGCTGACCGGGAGGGCGTCGTCGCCTGCGGCGACCTGTGCGGCGAGGTCGCAGCTGACGGGGTGCTTGGTGAGCGGCACGCGGCGGCCGATGCCGCAGCCGGCCGGCGTGACGATGGGCGAGTGCACCCGTGGCGTCTGGGACACGCTGCGCCGGGCCGGCCGCCACCGCCGTCTCGTGCTCGTCGCGCACCGCGCGGGCGGCACGCCCGCGTGGTCGGCCGCACCATGCGCGCCCGGGCCGGCCGGCCGCATCGCCTGCCTCTGCGCGTCCGTCCCCGCCGGCCGCCCCCGCCTCTCCGGCCACCCCGGCACCCCCGAGAACGCCACCGCACGGAGGCACAGCCTGAGCCCCGGTGATCCCCAGCCGCTGGATGCGGTGCGGACCGACCCGCTCCAGCCGGATTCCGCCTGCGTCCAGGAGCTGCGGCAGGCCCGTTCCCACGGCACACCCGCCGGCCGCTTCGACCGCCGGCGCTCCGCGCTCGGCCCCGGCCTGCCGCCGGCCGTCCCGGCGGCCCCGGCCGCCCTGGCCACGGCGCGGTGGGGCCGTATCCCGCGCGCCTTCTGGCGCCGCGCGCAGGACCGGGCGCTGCCGACGGCCGCACAGGGCCTGATGACCGCGGAGGCCGGCCGGGCCGTGCCGGGCGCGCCATCGACCGTCCCCACCCTGCCGGCCGGCCGCAGCCCGATCGCCGACCGGCCGCGGGAACTCGCCGGGACCCTGGTCCGGTGAACGGCGGCCGCCTCCTGCTGCCGGTGGTGCTCAGTGCGACCTTCGTGCAGCTGCTCAACGTCACGATCGCGCAGATCGCCGCCCCGGCCATCCAGTCCGGCCTGGGGGCCGGCCCCGGCGCGGTGCAGCTCGTCCTGGCCGGGTACACCCTGACGTACGCGTGCCTGCTGATCACCGCCGCACGGCTGGGCGACCGCTACGGTTACCGGCGGCTGTTCGTCCTGGGCACCGTGGTGTTCATGTTCGGCTCGGTGACCTGCGCCGCCGCCCCCGGCGCCGGATGGCTGGTCGCGGCCCGGCTGGTGCAGGGCGCGGGCAGCGGCCTGGTCGCCCCACAGGTGCTCTCGCTCATCCGCACCGGCGTATCCCCACCACGCCGCCCACGAGCCCTGGCCCTGTACGGCGCGACGATGGGCGTGGCCTCACTGGCCGGGCCGCTCATCGGCGGACTTCTTATCGGCGCCGACCTCTTCGGCGCCGGCTGGCGCGCGGTCTTCCTGGTCACGGTGCCGGTGGCAGCTCTCTCGCTGGCGGGCGCTGCCCTGCTGCCCCGCACACGCGGTACCGGGCAGCAGCGCGTGGACTGGGCCGGGGCGGCTCTGGCCACCACGGGCTTCGGCGCGCTGGTCCTGCCGTGCGCACTGGGCCGGGAGGCCGGCTGGCCCTGGTGGACATGGGCCTCCTTCGCCACCGCCGCCGCCGCCGCCCTGACCTGCTTCACCCTCACCCTCGGACACCGCCCGGCCCCCCTGGTCCACCCATCGGTCCTGCGAGACGGGACCGCGCGGCTCGGCGTGCTGCTGGTGTTCGTCTTCAACGCCGGGGTGCCGTCGTTCACCTATCTGCTGTTCCTGCACCTGCAGTCCGCCCTCGGGTACCCGGCGATATCCGCAGCGCTGGTCTCGGCGCCGTTCGCCGCCGCGGCCGTCCTGGGCAGCCACACCGCACCCACCCTCTCCCGCCGCCTGGGCCCGACCGTGCTGACGGCCGCGGCACTGGTCCTGGCAGGTACGGCCCTGACACTCGCCCATCTCATCGGCACCGAACCCGGACGCCGGGCAGCCCTGCCGGTCCTGGCAGCCGGGGGCGCCGCGTTCGGCCTCTTCACAGCCGCCGTGTTCACACTGGCACTGGCAGGCGTACGGGACACCACGGCCGGCTCGGTGTCCGGGCTGCTGCCCACAGCCCAGCAACTCGGCGGATCCATCGGGGTGACAGCGGCCGCACTGGCCTACTACGCGCCCGCGGACAATGCGAACACGGCATTCGGCCACGCCATGGCCTACGAAGCCGCAGTCTTCCTGCTCACGGCATTGATCGCCCTCCCACTACGACAGACCACGACCCCTACCGCGAACCTCCCACCACCGAACGGTCCGATGAGCCCCCGCGAACAGTCATCAACCCACAGGTGCCCCACCCGCCAACGCCAGACCAGACGAACCAGCCGACACCGGGCCAGGTTTCGATGCCGGGGCAGGTGAACCAGCGGCCGCAAAAACCCATGACATGAAGTCATGACGGAGCGTCACACGGGCTGCCGCCGGACCGCGCGATGCCATCGGCGCCGTGCGGGACTGGCGCGTTGAGCCCGGAGCGGCCGCCGGTCATCCGCAGCGTCACACACGCGACGGCCGCCCCCGCGAAACACGCGACGGCCACCCCAACGCGACGGCCGCCCCCACCCCAGCGCGGCGGGCACACTACAGACACCCGGTGCGTCCGCAGGCCATGCTCACCATCGTCGCCCTATCCACGAGCGGGCCGTCCACACCGCAAGCCCAGGCGTATCAGGTACAGCTGCCGAGCATGCCCGCCAGCACGGCACGTGCATCCCCCACCATGGTGAGGGCACCGACGTTCTTTAGGAGACCACGCCGCACACCCGGCCCACCGGGCAGCAGCCAAGCAGCACGACCCAGAGCACGAGCAGCAGCACCAGGGCAGCAGCGACCCGGGAGCGGCGGCCCGGTACA
Coding sequences:
- a CDS encoding MFS transporter, giving the protein MNGGRLLLPVVLSATFVQLLNVTIAQIAAPAIQSGLGAGPGAVQLVLAGYTLTYACLLITAARLGDRYGYRRLFVLGTVVFMFGSVTCAAAPGAGWLVAARLVQGAGSGLVAPQVLSLIRTGVSPPRRPRALALYGATMGVASLAGPLIGGLLIGADLFGAGWRAVFLVTVPVAALSLAGAALLPRTRGTGQQRVDWAGAALATTGFGALVLPCALGREAGWPWWTWASFATAAAAALTCFTLTLGHRPAPLVHPSVLRDGTARLGVLLVFVFNAGVPSFTYLLFLHLQSALGYPAISAALVSAPFAAAAVLGSHTAPTLSRRLGPTVLTAAALVLAGTALTLAHLIGTEPGRRAALPVLAAGGAAFGLFTAAVFTLALAGVRDTTAGSVSGLLPTAQQLGGSIGVTAAALAYYAPADNANTAFGHAMAYEAAVFLLTALIALPLRQTTTPTANLPPPNGPMSPREQSSTHRCPTRQRQTRRTSRHRARFRCRGR
- a CDS encoding LysR family transcriptional regulator codes for the protein MEARHLRYALTLAEHGHFGHAAHALGIAQPPLSKQIADLERETGARLFDRTRQGVFPTAAGQAFLIRARRALEEMTAATLDAGRAARGETGRLRLGFIASALLDPLPDVLGRFGRERPDVRLELHEMASGRSAAALMAGELDVAVTLGPPRGAGAEHLVSVPVGHDHLIAVVSGTHPYAGQASVSVDQLRRQPLIVAPAKDEPAVAAGLRTLLGEDAAALDGATVARDVHTIIGLAACGVGVGLGPSRMLSAPRPGVRFCEVTPRTALPDLVLSFADRNRSPVLGAFLDTVRRNCPDVGAALDRRLGHA
- a CDS encoding alpha/beta hydrolase; this translates as MPQPAGVTMGECTRGVWDTLRRAGRHRRLVLVAHRAGGTPAWSAAPCAPGPAGRIACLCASVPAGRPRLSGHPGTPENATARRHSLSPGDPQPLDAVRTDPLQPDSACVQELRQARSHGTPAGRFDRRRSALGPGLPPAVPAAPAALATARWGRIPRAFWRRAQDRALPTAAQGLMTAEAGRAVPGAPSTVPTLPAGRSPIADRPRELAGTLVR